CAATAATTACGACAAGGCGGCGCGGCACCTCTTCCGCGACCAGATCGTGCCATCCCGTCATATATAAGATGAACAAGATCGTTAACAGCCAAACCGCAATAAATCCGTCGTTCAACGCTCTTCACCTCTTTGGTTAGTTCCTATTATGCACTGGAGCCGCTTAGCCTACTCGAAATGAAGTATATAACAAAATAAAAACCGCCCATCCGGGCAGTAGTCTGCCGGATGAGCGGTTTCTGGAAAACAATTATTACTTCAATTTGCTTAATTTATCGCCGAAACGTTCTGCAAGCGTAAAGCTCATGCTTTCATTGCTAAGGCTCACGTTCGGGTTATTCAGCTCAACCTTTGGACCGCGGTCGCGGTCACGCTGCGGCCGTTCAGAGCGTTGAGCAGGTTGTTCTGGCGCTTCTTCCGTTTCTTTAATGCTCAGGCTTACGCGTTTCTCAGCAGGATTGAAATCGAGAATTTTCGCTTTCACTTCCTGCCCCTCTTTCACAACTTCAAATGGGGATGCAACATGGCGATGTGCCAGCTGCGAAATATGAACGAGGCCTTCAACGCCTGGAGCAATCTCAACAAATGCGCCGAAATTCACTATACGGCGAACCGTTCCGGTCACGATGTCACCGGTGTTGAATTTGCCATCGGCGTTTTCCCAAGGTCCGGGTTGAGCGGCTTTCATGCTCAAGCTGATTTTGCCGGCAGCCGGATCTACTTTAAGCACCTTCACCCTAACGGATTGTCCCTCGAAGACGATATCCTTCGGATGTGCAACATGCTGCCACGAAAGTTCCGAAACATGCACAAGACCGTCAATTCCGCCGATATCAACAAACGCGCCAAACGGAGTCAAGCGCTGAACCGTGCCTTCCAGCTCTTGACCCGGCTCAAGCGAGCTCATCACCTGCTGCTTGTTTTGCTCGAATTCGGCGTCCAGAACTTCTTTTTGGGACAAAATTACTTTATTATTCTCGCGGTCGATTTCTTTCACTTTTACTCGAAGCGTGCGACCTTTATAGTCGCTGAAATCTTCGACGAAATGACGCTCGACCATGGAAGCAGGTATAAATCCGCGCACGCCTACATCGGCTACAAGACCACCTTTGACGACATCGGCAACACTCACTTCGAACACTTCGCCCTGTTCGAAACGGCTTTGCAGCACATCCCAGGCACGCTCGCCATCAACCAGCTTTTTGGAAAGAATCAGCTTCTCCTTTTCATCGTCGATGCTGACTACCTTCAGTTCAACTTCCTGGCCTACTTGAACTGCTTCGGCCGCATTTTCAATTTGAACCGAGGAAAGCTCGCGAAGCGGAATGACGCCGTCATATTTATATCCAAGGCTTACGAAAGCTTGGTTATCCTCAATTTTGGCGATCGTACCTTTCACCGTGTCACCTTTTTTCAAAGACACGAAGTTGTCCATTGCCTCTTGGCTGATCGTTTCCGCAGGAGCGGATTCTTGAGCTGAATCTTGCACTTTTGTTTCTTCTGACATTGAAATAACCTCCTCAATTCATACCCCAACTTTATTTAAACGTGCTCCCGCCGATTGAAACAGGTTAGCGTCGCACCGTCTAAAACATATGCATGTCTGTTTATCCCTGGCGGACCATCTCGCGGATGCTTGCCATAATCTTCTCTGTTACTTTCTCCAGCATATCGGATGACTGATCTTGTATGATTTCGGATATGTCGATTGGCTGGCCGTAACGGATTTTCATTTTTCGGAATAAACGGTATTCCCCGATTATCGCTACTGGAATAATCACCGCATTGCTTCGCACCGCAATCATCGCGGCGCCTTTCTTGCCTATACCTGTCGTCGAATTTCGGGTCCCTTCCGGAAAGATGCCCATAACGCCGCCGCCTTGCACCAGAGCGATCGCCGAACGAATCGCATCCTTGCTGACGCCGCCGCGTTTGACCGGAAACGCGCCGACGGTGCGGATGAAAGCACCGAATAACGGAATCTCAAATAATTCCGCTTTGGCCATATAATGCACTTTACGGTTAACCTTGGTTCCGACTGTCGTCGGATCCAGAAGGCTTATATGGTTGGAGCAAAGAACAACGCCGCCTGCAGCCGGTATATTCTCCAGGCCGCTGGCTTCGAAACGGAACAGAATGGCGTACAAGAAACGAAGTATGCTGCGGCAAGCATTATATATCATAGTTTACTTTGCCTCCGCCAATTTGGTTCGGCTCAAGCCTACAATAAGTTCGACAACTTGATCGATTGCCAGTTCCGTGCTGTCGACTACGACTGCATCCTTGGCACAGACAAGCGGAGAAATTTCCCGCTGCTCATCGCTGCGGTCGCGATCGGCGATTTCCCGTTCGAGCTGCGTAAGTGAGACGCGCCCATCTGCGTCAAGCTCTTGAAACCTGCGCAGCGCCCTGGTTTGAACGCTGGCTGTCAGGAAAATCTTCAGCTCCGCATCCGGCAGCACGTGTGTCCCAATATCGCGGCCATCCATCACAATGCCTTTATCGGCGGCCAACTGCCGCTGAAGCTCCACCAGACGGCTCCGTACAGGTTGATGTGAGGCCACCTGAGATACGCGAAGCGTAACTTCGCGGGTGCGAATCGCAGATGTTACATCTTCCTTATTGAGCAGCACCGATTGCCCGCCCGCTCCCGGCTTCAGTCGTATATCCAGCTTCCCGACGAGCATTCCAAGCCTGTCCGCTTCGTCAGGTGCGATTCCGGCCCGATTGGCAGCTAAAGTGACTGCCCGGTACATAGCGCCGGTATCAATGTAAATGTAGCCGAGTCGTTCGGCGACTTTTCGTGCGACTGTACTTTTGCCGGCACCGGCAGGTCCGTCAATCGCCACGTTAATGCGGTCGCAATTGCGTCCCCCATTCATGCTCAACCCAGTTTGACCTCCCCCGAGAGCCGTTAACGGCTTTAACCCATGCTCTAGTCATCAAGAAAAAAGCAGGCTCTGCCTGCGATAGTAGAAATTATACCACAGCGGCTTTCCAGATGCAAAGAACGCGGACCTGCACGAAGGGGGTTCCCTCAAGCCGATCCACGCCCGTCACCCATGCCCGAACCTGTGGAATTTGAAGTGCAAGCTGACTCAGTACAACAGCTATGAGCAGCGTTATGACAATCTTTTGGAGAAGACTCGTCACTTCGTCAGACAACTGCTGGACGCTTTTAGGTTGACCGGAGCGGCCGCGGGGACGCTTGAGACGAATCAAATCATGCAACTTAATGGAAAACTCTCCCCTTTCCAGTACACAATCGGGGTTAGTTTATCCTTGTCCACTCTCATTATGCACGATTTGCAAAAGGCGGTGCTTGAAACTTATGTTTTGCGGAGCTCAAGCTGCCGTTCGAAGCAAAAACGAATGATCTTTTGTCTTTCTCCATCCGAAATACCGGTAAACTTCGCCATCACCTGATTCTTGCCGGACTCCAATGTTTTTACACGTACGACCTCCGACTTGAACTGCGCGTGATCCACTGAACCGTTGCGGTATGGTACAAGCAGCCAGCATTCCAATTCGGCGCCGTCCTTGATCGGCCATCTGGCGTCGACGAGAAAAGAAATTCCACCCCCACCGACATCGTCCGTCATGCCGATAAAACGGATGTGCGAGGACAGCCTGACAGCGAGCTCGAGTTCTGCAGCAACCCTGAGAAAATTGCGGCGCTGCACTTTAGTAATCGAATCGGGATCCGGATTGCGAATCCGCACAAGCTTGATGACGTCATCCTTAAAACCTATAACGTGTGAATTAAAATAATGCTTCACCCCGTCGCTCGTAAGAAAGTAGGCAGACAGCTCATCGCCGAGAAATAATCGTTTAAACCGGCCCGTGCCCTCGATAATCGGAAGCTCGATGAGCAGCTCATCATTGTTTTCATCCGAAACTCTTGATTTATATTCTATCGCTGCTTCCTTCTCATCGGACGAAGCCACTTGTAAGAATAAAAATTGGTTTACCTTAGGCAGCATGCGTTTCCCCCCGTTTTCTCCGATTATAGCACAGCTTGTCGAAACTTGGGGAGAGGACATATCAAGAGGAAAGGGCGTACCGCTGAGGCGGCACGCCCTGTTTTTCTACTCAGGTGTTTGTTCGATAAATTCTTCGACGCCCGTTTCGGCGTTGATATACAACCGGTACATACCCCCGTTGATCCGTCCAACGAATTCGTAGCAAAGCGCTTCTTCGCCGAGGTCGTTCTCGATGAGCGCCAGCTGCTCAGATCTCGCTTTGAAATCCGGATTTAATGCCGCCCGGGCGGCGGATGGCGACAGCTTAGGCTTGGGGATTTTACGTTTGCGATGATCGAATACGTAATCCGCCGCCTGCAGCCCGACGATATCACCGTTGTCCATGGCCACCTTAACCGTCATTTTTTCCGGGAAAATCAATACTCCGTTTTGTGTCCCCACCATTGTAAAAACGGCAGTATTATCATATTGGTCGAAGTTGACCGATTTCATCCCGGGATAACCGCGGCTGTCAAGAAATTCGGTCGCTTTATCCCTGGCCTCCTCGGCATTAAGCTTCGGCTCGCCGACATCGCGTGGATTTACATACCAAATCAATTGGCCTCCCTTTTGCGTAAAATCCAATTGAATCGGGTTATCCGTATTCGGCCCCTGGACCGTGGCAGAGTAGGAAGCGTATTCCGTTCCGGCTCCGTTTTCAGTTACCTGGATGCTGTTCGTATCGTTTATCTTCAAGAATCGGGCTGCTGCTTTTCTGATATCCTCAGGAGACATTTGCTTGCCTCCGAGCATCTTTACCGTCCTCTTCTGATACATGCTTGCAACCGAAGGTCCCCAATTGATTTCCGGATATTCACTTACTTTCTTGTCAACCGTCTGAAATCCGTCGATGATCGTATTGTCGCGATTGGATTTCTCTGAGGCGAGAGCCGTTTCCACGTCCATCCAACGCAAATTGTTTGCGAGGACTTTATCCTGTACTTGCAGCAAATCATTGGAAATCTGCTTCGAGTTGGCATAAAGCGTCTTAAGCGTTTTATATTCGTCTTGAGTGAGCGGGTGCTTCGTCAAATCGCGCACGGACGTCTTGTATGAAAAATTGGCGATTCTCGAGAGAAACTCTTCGGTCCGGTTAAACGGCAGCAGTGTAAGCGGAAGCTGGTTTATTTCGTTTTGCGCTTCACTCGTGAGCCGCCAAACGTTAACCAGTCCTTTACGATGGTAGCCTTGTGACGCGGCGTTAACCGCGAGAGTGTTGCCCAGCTGCCGGTGCAGCTGAGCGACATGATAGGTTAAATCGTGGAATGCGCGTTGATACTGATTCTCCGCCTTTATCAGGATCGAGTTCTTCTCCTGATGTTCTTGGTAGCCCCAATAAATCGACCCGATAAATAAAAGCGTCATTACCGGAAACAATATAGCGCTTAATCGACGATACATAGATAAAGCTCCTTTCGTGTGCCAATGTCGTTAGTTTGGTTTACACGAAGGAGCTTTATGCATGTTTTGGGTATTGCGGCATTACAACACTACTCTTCCACTTCAAAGTCATTTACATTGTTGCAGAGGCATTGCTTGAACCCGGTATCGATTTTGTCTTTTTCCCTCCGGCCGCGAAGGACAAACTTTTCCCCGCATTTGTTGCACCGGATCGTAACCTTGACACGCGTCATAACCATAGATTCACCCCATGTTATCCATTCAAAACCTGTATCGTCAGTATGGACGGATTCATTAGAGCTTAACCTCTTCCTCGCGTCCGAGCAGTGCGAACGGCGATCGGGAGTTCGCCCGGTTCATTTTGCGTATGCCTTTTATCCATAGATAAGCCATAAGCGGAACAATAAACCAGACCCAATACGTCGAACCGGATCCCATAATCCAATCGTAAACGCCATGCTCCGCTAATGGAATACCGGCTGCGAGCATAAGGTATTTCCGGCTTATGGTCTTGCTTACAAATTTCGCTTTGCCCAGATAATAGCCCATGGTTACGCCGAACAGTGCATGTCCCGAAACCGGAAGAAGAGCGCGAACGAGCAGCGATCCAGCCGAGGAGGGTTGAAAAACGGCATAAAGCACATTCTCAACCGTTGCAAAACCGAGCGATGCCGCTACCGCATAGACGATGCCGTCATATGGCTCGTCAAATTCGGTATGGTTGTAAATGATATGATACAGCATAAACCATTTCACCAGCTCCTCTACGCCTGCCGATACGGCAAACGCAAACACAACCGGTTGGTCGCCCCACCAAAGGAGCAGGCCGCGCTGAATAACCATTATAGGCAGCACAATAAGCACGCCGAGAAGAAAGACCCGCACCACCATATGAAACGGCTCGGCTTCGTAACGGTCCTTCATGTAAAAGTAAGTGAGCAAAGAAATACCCGGCGCAACCGCAGCGGTTAATATGGAAAAGAGCAGCATTCTCTCGTATGTCACCTCCTGAAGAGTTTTGTGGAGCAAAACTCACTTCGTAAGCATAAGCCGAGTTTTGCGAAAGCAAAACTCACTTCGTAAGCATATGCGGAGTTTTGCGGAGCAAAACTCACTTCGTAAGCATAAGCCGAGTTTTGCGAAAGCAAAACTCACTTCGTAAGCATATGCGGAGTTTTGCGGAGCAAAACTCACTTCGTAAGCATTTAGACCCACCCGCGCAGCCTGGAGGCCTCGGCGGCTTTCCGAACGCCAACCATATAAGCGGCAAGTCGCATGTTCACCTTACGTCTCGTGTGAACCTCATAGACCTGGTTAAACCCGCGAACCATCATATCTTTGAGCTTGGTCTCCACTTCAGACTCCGACCAATAATAGCCCTGGTTGTTCTGCACCCATTCAAAGTACGAAACAATGACCCCGCCGGCACTCGCGAGCACATCGGGTACAAGCAGAATGTCCCGGTCGGTAATGATTCGCGTGCCCTCAAGGGTGGTCGGTCCGTTCGCAGCTTCAACAATTATTTTAGCTTTGATTTTTTCCGCGTTATCAGCCGTGATTTGATTTTCTATAGCAGCCGGGACGAGTACGTCGCAATCCAGCTGAAGCAGCTCCTCATTGGAGATGGTATCCCTGAACAAATTCGTGACCGTTCCGAATGAATC
This is a stretch of genomic DNA from Paenibacillus sp. sptzw28. It encodes these proteins:
- a CDS encoding 1-acyl-sn-glycerol-3-phosphate acyltransferase, with translation MIYNACRSILRFLYAILFRFEASGLENIPAAGGVVLCSNHISLLDPTTVGTKVNRKVHYMAKAELFEIPLFGAFIRTVGAFPVKRGGVSKDAIRSAIALVQGGGVMGIFPEGTRNSTTGIGKKGAAMIAVRSNAVIIPVAIIGEYRLFRKMKIRYGQPIDISEIIQDQSSDMLEKVTEKIMASIREMVRQG
- a CDS encoding flagellar brake protein, producing MLPKVNQFLFLQVASSDEKEAAIEYKSRVSDENNDELLIELPIIEGTGRFKRLFLGDELSAYFLTSDGVKHYFNSHVIGFKDDVIKLVRIRNPDPDSITKVQRRNFLRVAAELELAVRLSSHIRFIGMTDDVGGGGISFLVDARWPIKDGAELECWLLVPYRNGSVDHAQFKSEVVRVKTLESGKNQVMAKFTGISDGERQKIIRFCFERQLELRKT
- the cmk gene encoding (d)CMP kinase: MNGGRNCDRINVAIDGPAGAGKSTVARKVAERLGYIYIDTGAMYRAVTLAANRAGIAPDEADRLGMLVGKLDIRLKPGAGGQSVLLNKEDVTSAIRTREVTLRVSQVASHQPVRSRLVELQRQLAADKGIVMDGRDIGTHVLPDAELKIFLTASVQTRALRRFQELDADGRVSLTQLEREIADRDRSDEQREISPLVCAKDAVVVDSTELAIDQVVELIVGLSRTKLAEAK
- the rpsA gene encoding 30S ribosomal protein S1, giving the protein MSEETKVQDSAQESAPAETISQEAMDNFVSLKKGDTVKGTIAKIEDNQAFVSLGYKYDGVIPLRELSSVQIENAAEAVQVGQEVELKVVSIDDEKEKLILSKKLVDGERAWDVLQSRFEQGEVFEVSVADVVKGGLVADVGVRGFIPASMVERHFVEDFSDYKGRTLRVKVKEIDRENNKVILSQKEVLDAEFEQNKQQVMSSLEPGQELEGTVQRLTPFGAFVDIGGIDGLVHVSELSWQHVAHPKDIVFEGQSVRVKVLKVDPAAGKISLSMKAAQPGPWENADGKFNTGDIVTGTVRRIVNFGAFVEIAPGVEGLVHISQLAHRHVASPFEVVKEGQEVKAKILDFNPAEKRVSLSIKETEEAPEQPAQRSERPQRDRDRGPKVELNNPNVSLSNESMSFTLAERFGDKLSKLK
- the prsW gene encoding glutamic-type intramembrane protease PrsW produces the protein MLLFSILTAAVAPGISLLTYFYMKDRYEAEPFHMVVRVFLLGVLIVLPIMVIQRGLLLWWGDQPVVFAFAVSAGVEELVKWFMLYHIIYNHTEFDEPYDGIVYAVAASLGFATVENVLYAVFQPSSAGSLLVRALLPVSGHALFGVTMGYYLGKAKFVSKTISRKYLMLAAGIPLAEHGVYDWIMGSGSTYWVWFIVPLMAYLWIKGIRKMNRANSRSPFALLGREEEVKL
- the ypeB gene encoding germination protein YpeB, with amino-acid sequence MYRRLSAILFPVMTLLFIGSIYWGYQEHQEKNSILIKAENQYQRAFHDLTYHVAQLHRQLGNTLAVNAASQGYHRKGLVNVWRLTSEAQNEINQLPLTLLPFNRTEEFLSRIANFSYKTSVRDLTKHPLTQDEYKTLKTLYANSKQISNDLLQVQDKVLANNLRWMDVETALASEKSNRDNTIIDGFQTVDKKVSEYPEINWGPSVASMYQKRTVKMLGGKQMSPEDIRKAAARFLKINDTNSIQVTENGAGTEYASYSATVQGPNTDNPIQLDFTQKGGQLIWYVNPRDVGEPKLNAEEARDKATEFLDSRGYPGMKSVNFDQYDNTAVFTMVGTQNGVLIFPEKMTVKVAMDNGDIVGLQAADYVFDHRKRKIPKPKLSPSAARAALNPDFKARSEQLALIENDLGEEALCYEFVGRINGGMYRLYINAETGVEEFIEQTPE